In Chaetodon auriga isolate fChaAug3 chromosome 7, fChaAug3.hap1, whole genome shotgun sequence, a genomic segment contains:
- the slc25a15a gene encoding solute carrier family 25 member 15a isoform X3, whose protein sequence is MQTFPSMYRSFIHCFASTFRQEGLRGLYKGTTPALIANITENAVLFLSYGLCQDAVRFVSKMDKGADLSDIQKASAGSLASIFSAVALCPTELVKCRLQAMHEMEATGKIASGQRSTVWAVVKNVLKTNGPLGFYQGLTSTIVREMPGYFCFFGAYELCRSKFAQYMDTDKDSIGALALMFSGGFGGACLWLTVYPIDCVKSRIQVYSLAGKQAGFMKTFMGIIRTEGFTALYSGLTPTMIRTFPANGALFLAYELSRKFMIEISSS, encoded by the exons ATGCAGACGTTCCCCTCAATGTACCGCAGCTTCATCCACTGCTTCGCGTCCACCTTCAGGCAGGAGGGGCTGCGTGGTCTCTACAAAGGCACCACACCGGCCCTTATAGCCAACATCACTGAGAACGCTGTGCTCTTCTTGAGCTATGGTCTCTGCCAGGATGCAGTCCGCTTTGTGTCCAAGATGGATAAAGGGGCCGATCTCAG TGATATTCAGAAGGCATCTGCCGGCTCTTTAGCTTCCATCTTCTCTGCCGTGGCGTTATGCCCCACTGAACTGGTGAAATGTCGCCTGCAGGCCATGCACGAAATGGAAGCAACTGGCAAGATCGCCAGTGGACAGAGAAG CACAGTGTGGGCAGTAGTGAAGAACGTGCTGAAGACAAATGGTCCTCTGGGTTTCTACCAAGGACTGACATCCACCATCGTGAGGGAGATGCCAGGTTACTTCTGCTTTTTTGGGGCGTATGAACTGTGCCGGTCTAAATTTGCGCAGTACATGGACACGGACAAGGACAGTATAG GTGCTCTTGCGCTCATGTTCAGTGGTGGATTTGGGGGAGCTTGTCTTTGGCTGACGGTCTATCCCATAGACTGTGTGAAGTCCAGGATCCAGGTGTACTCCTTAGCTGGGAAGCAAGCGGGCTTCATGAAGACCTTCATGGGTATCATACGCACGGAGG GCTTCACCGCTCTGTACTCTGGCCTGACTCCGACCATGATACGCACCTTCCCTGCAAACGGAGCCCTCTTCCTGGCTTATGAGCTCAGTCGCAAGTTTATGATAGAGATTTCTTCTTCCTGA
- the stoml3a gene encoding stomatin (EPB72)-like 3a, with protein MVTQGKLQISAVENVEDKNSGSLGCFGWLLVLISLIFIAATFPLTLFMCVKIVKEYERAVIFRLGRITDRKPKGPGLFFVLPCTDNFVKVDLRTVSFDIPPQEILTKDSVTVSVDGVVYFRIHCPISSVANVSNAHSSTRLLAQTTLRNVLGTKNLAELLSDREGISLSMQEALDEATDPWGIKVERVEIKDVKLPQQLQRAMAAEAEASREARAKIIAAEGEMKASRALKEASLVIAESPSALQLRYLQSLNSIAAEKNSTIIFPLPIDMLQCFMQRK; from the exons ATGGTTACACAAGGAAAACTTCAGATCAGCGCCGTGGAGAATGTCGAAG ATAAAAACTCAGGGAGTCTGGGATGTTTCGGTTGGCTGTTGGTCCTCATATCCCTCATCTTTATAGCAGCAACCTTCCCGCTCacattatttatgtgtgttaaG ATAGTGAAGGAGTATGAACGAGCTGTCATTTTCAGACTGGGCCGGATCACAGACAGGAAACCTAAAGGGCCAG gacttttctttgttctgcCCTGCACTGATAACTTTGTGAAGGTGGACCTGAGAACTGTGTCCTTTGACATCCCTCCACAAGAG ATCCTAACCAAAGACTCAGTGACAGTGTCTGTGGACGGCGTGGTGTACTTCCGCATACACTGTCCCATCTCATCTGTGGCCAACGTGTCCAACGCACACTCATCTACACGGCTGCTGGCTCAAACCACCCTGAGGAATGTGCTCGGTACCAAAAACCTGGCAGAACTGCTATCTGACAGAGAAGGCATATCACTCAGTATGCAG GAGGCCCTGGATGAAGCCACTGATCCATGGGGTATTAAGGTGGAGCGTGTGGAGATCAAGGATGTGAAGTTGCCtcaacagctgcagagagccatggcagcagaggcagaagcCAGTCGGGAGGCCAGAGCAAAG atcaTTGCTGCAGAGGGTGAAATGAAGGCCTCCAGGGCCCTGAAGGAAGCCTCTCTGGTAATTGCGGAGTCACCTTCTGCTCTCCAGCTGCGATACCTGCAGAGCCTCAACTCCATCGCAGCAGAGAAGAACTCCACCATCATCTTCCCTCTGCCTATAGatatgctgcagtgttttatgcagAGGAAGTGA
- the slc25a15a gene encoding solute carrier family 25 member 15a isoform X2, whose protein sequence is MAPHPIIQAIIDFSAGAVGGTACVLSGQPFDTTKVKMQTFPSMYRSFIHCFASTFRQEGLRGLYKGTTPALIANITENAVLFLSYGLCQDAVRFVSKMDKGADLSDIQKASAGSLASIFSAVALCPTELVKCRLQAMHEMEATGKIASGQRSTVWAVVKNVLKTNGPLGFYQGLTSTIVREMPGYFCFFGAYELCRSKFAQYMDTDKDSIGALALMFSGGFGGACLWLTVYPIDCVKSRIQVYSLAGKQAGFMKTFMGIIRTEGFTALYSGLTPTMIRTFPANGALFLAYELSRKFMIEISSS, encoded by the exons ATGGCTCCACATCCCATAATCCAGGCAATCATCGACTTCTCAGCTGGAGCAGTAG GTGGTACAGCTTGTGTGCTGAGTGGTCAGCCGTTTGACACCACAAAGGTCAAGATGCAGACGTTCCCCTCAATGTACCGCAGCTTCATCCACTGCTTCGCGTCCACCTTCAGGCAGGAGGGGCTGCGTGGTCTCTACAAAGGCACCACACCGGCCCTTATAGCCAACATCACTGAGAACGCTGTGCTCTTCTTGAGCTATGGTCTCTGCCAGGATGCAGTCCGCTTTGTGTCCAAGATGGATAAAGGGGCCGATCTCAG TGATATTCAGAAGGCATCTGCCGGCTCTTTAGCTTCCATCTTCTCTGCCGTGGCGTTATGCCCCACTGAACTGGTGAAATGTCGCCTGCAGGCCATGCACGAAATGGAAGCAACTGGCAAGATCGCCAGTGGACAGAGAAG CACAGTGTGGGCAGTAGTGAAGAACGTGCTGAAGACAAATGGTCCTCTGGGTTTCTACCAAGGACTGACATCCACCATCGTGAGGGAGATGCCAGGTTACTTCTGCTTTTTTGGGGCGTATGAACTGTGCCGGTCTAAATTTGCGCAGTACATGGACACGGACAAGGACAGTATAG GTGCTCTTGCGCTCATGTTCAGTGGTGGATTTGGGGGAGCTTGTCTTTGGCTGACGGTCTATCCCATAGACTGTGTGAAGTCCAGGATCCAGGTGTACTCCTTAGCTGGGAAGCAAGCGGGCTTCATGAAGACCTTCATGGGTATCATACGCACGGAGG GCTTCACCGCTCTGTACTCTGGCCTGACTCCGACCATGATACGCACCTTCCCTGCAAACGGAGCCCTCTTCCTGGCTTATGAGCTCAGTCGCAAGTTTATGATAGAGATTTCTTCTTCCTGA
- the slc25a15a gene encoding solute carrier family 25 member 15a isoform X1, whose protein sequence is MFCCTCLRGKQRNIQINKPQKTEETTGEHEINIGNIMAPHPIIQAIIDFSAGAVGGTACVLSGQPFDTTKVKMQTFPSMYRSFIHCFASTFRQEGLRGLYKGTTPALIANITENAVLFLSYGLCQDAVRFVSKMDKGADLSDIQKASAGSLASIFSAVALCPTELVKCRLQAMHEMEATGKIASGQRSTVWAVVKNVLKTNGPLGFYQGLTSTIVREMPGYFCFFGAYELCRSKFAQYMDTDKDSIGALALMFSGGFGGACLWLTVYPIDCVKSRIQVYSLAGKQAGFMKTFMGIIRTEGFTALYSGLTPTMIRTFPANGALFLAYELSRKFMIEISSS, encoded by the exons ATGTTTTGCTGTACCTGCTTGAGAGGTAAacaaagaaatattcagatcaACAAACCACAGAAGACTGAGGAGACGACAGGTGAGCATGAAAT CAACATTGGAAACATCATGGCTCCACATCCCATAATCCAGGCAATCATCGACTTCTCAGCTGGAGCAGTAG GTGGTACAGCTTGTGTGCTGAGTGGTCAGCCGTTTGACACCACAAAGGTCAAGATGCAGACGTTCCCCTCAATGTACCGCAGCTTCATCCACTGCTTCGCGTCCACCTTCAGGCAGGAGGGGCTGCGTGGTCTCTACAAAGGCACCACACCGGCCCTTATAGCCAACATCACTGAGAACGCTGTGCTCTTCTTGAGCTATGGTCTCTGCCAGGATGCAGTCCGCTTTGTGTCCAAGATGGATAAAGGGGCCGATCTCAG TGATATTCAGAAGGCATCTGCCGGCTCTTTAGCTTCCATCTTCTCTGCCGTGGCGTTATGCCCCACTGAACTGGTGAAATGTCGCCTGCAGGCCATGCACGAAATGGAAGCAACTGGCAAGATCGCCAGTGGACAGAGAAG CACAGTGTGGGCAGTAGTGAAGAACGTGCTGAAGACAAATGGTCCTCTGGGTTTCTACCAAGGACTGACATCCACCATCGTGAGGGAGATGCCAGGTTACTTCTGCTTTTTTGGGGCGTATGAACTGTGCCGGTCTAAATTTGCGCAGTACATGGACACGGACAAGGACAGTATAG GTGCTCTTGCGCTCATGTTCAGTGGTGGATTTGGGGGAGCTTGTCTTTGGCTGACGGTCTATCCCATAGACTGTGTGAAGTCCAGGATCCAGGTGTACTCCTTAGCTGGGAAGCAAGCGGGCTTCATGAAGACCTTCATGGGTATCATACGCACGGAGG GCTTCACCGCTCTGTACTCTGGCCTGACTCCGACCATGATACGCACCTTCCCTGCAAACGGAGCCCTCTTCCTGGCTTATGAGCTCAGTCGCAAGTTTATGATAGAGATTTCTTCTTCCTGA